The following are encoded in a window of Thermoanaerobacter ethanolicus JW 200 genomic DNA:
- a CDS encoding DUF917 domain-containing protein: protein MQEITIDWIEPLWYGSIFLGSGGGGKSYLLASELHKVLQNRAIPLLTLDELPENNFFCGVGLLGSPELSEESLPSGMEARIIIEELEKYTGAKFKGISIVEGAGVNIFYPLLTALQTGLPVTDGDAMGRAFPELQMTTYHLENLTATPLVLIDSNYNLHSFLDKQDTFLLELNTRQIISQQGGVGYFAGFPYPGSVLKRVLLPGTLTFAREIGECFLQADNYRELFSLLLEVTSNSFYGPVVEIFQGTVTSISTYEITKWKAATLISPKGEKLQLLFQYENLLAFKNGNMVASVPDLISAIDLNKLKPVNNNEIYEGQQLALLGLPAPLRLRISKALDVVGPQCFGYRTTYVPLEKLYWDYYHKKEVFS from the coding sequence ATGCAAGAAATTACCATTGATTGGATTGAACCACTTTGGTATGGCAGTATCTTCCTCGGTTCGGGTGGTGGCGGGAAAAGCTATCTTTTAGCATCTGAGCTTCATAAAGTTTTACAAAACCGTGCTATTCCATTACTAACCCTTGATGAATTGCCAGAAAACAATTTTTTTTGCGGCGTAGGTCTTCTAGGCTCACCGGAATTAAGTGAAGAAAGCCTACCTTCGGGAATGGAAGCACGTATTATTATTGAGGAGTTAGAAAAATATACTGGTGCTAAGTTTAAGGGGATCTCAATCGTTGAAGGAGCAGGGGTTAATATTTTTTACCCACTCTTAACTGCGCTTCAAACAGGCTTACCAGTTACTGATGGCGATGCTATGGGGCGAGCTTTTCCCGAATTGCAAATGACCACCTATCATCTTGAAAATTTAACTGCTACTCCTTTAGTGTTAATTGACAGCAACTATAATTTGCATTCGTTTCTTGATAAGCAAGATACCTTCCTTTTAGAATTGAATACTCGCCAGATTATTTCCCAGCAGGGAGGAGTAGGTTATTTTGCTGGTTTTCCTTATCCTGGTTCTGTGCTAAAAAGAGTTCTTCTTCCAGGCACGTTAACTTTTGCTCGAGAAATAGGTGAATGCTTTCTACAAGCTGATAATTATCGTGAATTGTTTAGCTTGCTTTTAGAAGTAACTTCTAACTCTTTCTACGGGCCAGTAGTGGAAATTTTCCAAGGTACCGTAACAAGCATCTCCACATATGAAATTACTAAATGGAAAGCTGCAACATTAATTTCGCCAAAAGGTGAAAAATTACAACTTCTTTTTCAATATGAAAACCTGCTCGCTTTTAAAAACGGTAATATGGTTGCTAGCGTGCCTGATTTAATTTCTGCAATTGATTTAAATAAACTTAAACCAGTAAACAACAACGAAATTTATGAAGGACAACAGCTGGCACTTCTGGGCCTTCCAGCACCGCTTCGACTCAGAATCAGCAAAGCTCTAGATGTCGTTGGCCCTCAATGTTTTGGCTACCGAACTACTTACGTGCCACTGGAAAAGCTATATTGGGACTACTACCATAAAAAGGAGGTATTTTCTTGA
- a CDS encoding sigma-54 interaction domain-containing protein codes for MRKAFIDSFIDSLKETFGVMTNLPEKCFSFISLPKTGYRVWAPPCTPTCPEGTACPYELILSFKLEEDIFVVALPKNIDRDLKLTPAFLVKFLLTVLEMLYIPEQKSDNLLIAEALQFLANQFNIEFFLFDNKGQLILSQTHSPIQLSTFTLWEKVSQTGEPEGFIKTRWGNFYYRIFTKDGITTGSIVWKTEPTKQEENKFLFHDDSFFTIPGKNPRFLEIKDLVRQIAVTDSTVLLQGESGTGKELFARYIHYLSPRKNHPFIAINCAAIPDNLLESELFGYEDGSFTGARRGGKPGKFELANGGTIFLDEIGDMPIQLQAKLLRVLENRQVERIGATVSRPIDVRIIAATNKDLKELIDAKLFREDLFFRLNVFPVFIPPLRERRDDIPLLLDFYLKNVCLEQDKPFKVFSPEAIQILQNYNWPGNIRELKNVVTYAVSICKGDKITPHYLPKYLQNGFSSSKSQFGEVKTTHPIIQVDQLKDQLEILLAKYGNSTQSKKLIAQELGISLATLYRWLRKYHLR; via the coding sequence ATGAGAAAAGCTTTTATTGATTCTTTTATTGATTCTCTTAAAGAAACTTTTGGCGTTATGACCAATCTTCCGGAAAAATGTTTCTCATTTATTTCACTTCCGAAAACAGGCTATCGTGTTTGGGCACCACCCTGTACGCCCACTTGCCCGGAAGGCACTGCTTGCCCTTATGAGCTAATACTTTCCTTTAAACTAGAAGAAGATATTTTTGTGGTTGCATTGCCTAAAAACATTGATAGAGATTTAAAGCTAACACCCGCATTCCTTGTTAAATTTCTTTTGACTGTATTGGAAATGTTATATATTCCTGAACAAAAATCCGATAATTTGTTAATCGCGGAAGCATTGCAATTTTTGGCAAATCAATTTAATATAGAGTTTTTCCTTTTTGACAATAAAGGACAACTAATTTTAAGTCAAACTCATTCGCCTATCCAACTTTCTACCTTTACCCTTTGGGAAAAGGTAAGTCAGACAGGTGAGCCAGAAGGTTTTATAAAAACCAGATGGGGAAACTTTTATTATCGTATTTTTACAAAAGATGGAATAACAACGGGTTCGATAGTCTGGAAAACAGAACCAACCAAGCAGGAAGAAAACAAATTCCTTTTTCACGACGATTCTTTTTTTACTATTCCAGGTAAAAACCCTCGTTTTTTAGAAATAAAAGACCTTGTACGACAAATCGCAGTAACCGACAGCACAGTACTACTTCAAGGTGAAAGTGGCACTGGTAAAGAACTCTTTGCCCGCTATATTCACTACTTAAGTCCTCGGAAAAACCATCCTTTTATTGCAATAAACTGTGCTGCAATTCCCGATAACCTTCTTGAAAGCGAACTTTTCGGCTACGAAGACGGCTCATTTACAGGTGCTCGTCGTGGCGGCAAGCCTGGTAAATTTGAACTTGCTAATGGTGGAACAATTTTTCTTGATGAAATTGGTGACATGCCCATCCAATTACAAGCAAAACTTTTACGGGTTTTGGAGAACCGACAAGTAGAAAGAATTGGAGCTACTGTTTCCCGTCCAATTGATGTAAGAATTATTGCGGCAACTAATAAAGATTTAAAAGAATTAATTGATGCTAAACTCTTCAGAGAAGACCTATTCTTCCGCTTAAATGTTTTTCCAGTTTTCATACCACCACTACGTGAGCGTCGAGATGATATACCTCTGCTTTTGGATTTTTATTTAAAAAATGTTTGTCTTGAACAAGATAAGCCATTTAAAGTCTTTAGCCCCGAAGCTATTCAAATACTTCAGAATTATAATTGGCCAGGAAATATACGAGAATTAAAAAACGTAGTTACTTACGCCGTCTCTATTTGTAAAGGTGATAAAATTACTCCGCATTATCTACCAAAGTACTTACAAAACGGTTTTTCCTCTAGTAAATCCCAGTTTGGTGAAGTTAAAACCACCCATCCAATTATCCAGGTCGATCAATTAAAAGATCAGTTAGAAATTCTATTAGCTAAATACGGTAATTCTACCCAGTCCAAAAAGTTAATTGCTCAAGAGTTAGGCATTAGTCTGGCAACTCTCTATCGTTGGCTTAGAAAATACCATCTAAGGTAG
- a CDS encoding purine-cytosine permease family protein has protein sequence MAFKTADDYSLSRVPLNARRPMWEVFMIRFGSVVCLPLLMTGATIGYGMTMKDVIIATLLGVTIMEIVSFLTGVAGALEGMSTSFLSRWAGFGQLGSSLIGLVISITATGWFGIQNSVFAEGLYSAFRGKVNIQLLMLISGIAITLIVVYGYKMLSYTANIAVPAFIAGVLWATFKMLGNYNMSEILSSPPPGPHLTIGVAATMIAGGFMVGSVITPDLSRFNRNAKDVFWMTLLSLLLGEILLNFIGATMAHAASTSDVVKIMYNLGGWFAALLVIFSTIKINDLNLYAASLGVTNFLDAAFNVKVNRGIVTLIIGIIGTALSMMGILEKFTSFLMILGIAIPPIAGIMVVDYFILRRFKKELEESRAEGKLPEIVEHINPIALLAWLIGALIGYYVQWGIPALNSLVAAGLAHWLISKMWAITTGCKMIRFVKGENA, from the coding sequence ATGGCTTTTAAGACTGCTGATGACTATTCTTTAAGTCGTGTTCCATTAAATGCACGACGTCCTATGTGGGAGGTTTTCATGATTCGTTTTGGCAGTGTGGTTTGTTTGCCTTTACTTATGACTGGTGCCACTATAGGCTATGGCATGACAATGAAAGATGTAATTATTGCTACTTTATTGGGTGTTACAATTATGGAAATTGTCAGTTTTTTAACTGGAGTAGCTGGAGCTTTAGAAGGAATGTCTACTAGTTTTCTTTCTCGCTGGGCAGGCTTTGGTCAACTAGGTTCGAGTCTTATTGGACTTGTAATTTCAATTACGGCTACGGGTTGGTTTGGTATTCAAAATTCTGTTTTTGCTGAGGGACTTTATAGTGCTTTTAGGGGTAAGGTTAATATTCAGTTATTAATGCTTATAAGTGGTATTGCAATTACATTAATTGTAGTTTATGGTTATAAAATGCTTAGCTATACAGCAAATATTGCTGTTCCTGCTTTTATAGCCGGAGTATTGTGGGCTACATTTAAAATGTTAGGTAACTACAATATGAGCGAAATTCTTTCATCTCCCCCTCCGGGTCCGCATCTTACTATTGGTGTTGCTGCAACTATGATAGCGGGTGGCTTTATGGTAGGTTCGGTTATAACGCCTGATCTGAGTAGGTTTAACAGAAACGCCAAAGATGTTTTTTGGATGACTTTACTAAGTCTACTTTTAGGAGAAATATTACTAAACTTTATAGGAGCCACGATGGCACATGCAGCAAGTACAAGCGATGTTGTTAAGATAATGTATAATCTAGGTGGTTGGTTTGCTGCATTGTTGGTTATTTTTTCAACTATAAAAATTAATGATTTAAATCTTTATGCTGCTTCATTGGGTGTTACTAATTTTTTAGATGCTGCCTTTAATGTAAAAGTTAACCGGGGAATAGTTACATTGATTATTGGAATAATAGGAACAGCACTTTCTATGATGGGAATATTAGAGAAATTTACAAGTTTTTTGATGATATTAGGAATTGCAATACCACCTATTGCAGGAATCATGGTTGTTGATTATTTTATCTTAAGGCGTTTCAAAAAAGAACTTGAGGAAAGTCGTGCAGAGGGCAAATTACCGGAGATTGTGGAGCATATCAATCCTATTGCATTATTAGCTTGGTTAATTGGAGCTTTAATAGGTTATTATGTTCAGTGGGGTATTCCAGCATTAAATTCTTTAGTGGCTGCTGGTTTAGCACACTGGTTAATATCGAAAATGTGGGCTATAACCACAGGCTGTAAAATGATTCGTTTTGTAAAAGGTGAGAATGCATGA